A region of Antedon mediterranea chromosome 8, ecAntMedi1.1, whole genome shotgun sequence DNA encodes the following proteins:
- the LOC140057699 gene encoding uncharacterized protein produces the protein MAVPASSIWLLCWLRWTLDERSPWSMLGPAKGALNSPGLVQMNFPREVKLRKRGKGGGIRKRLRKRKSKPPLPSMILGNVRSLSNKIDELRACSKHMFEYREASVMCFIETWLNNNIIDSELVLSNFELARADRTVESGKKRGGGVCFYINKAWCSNWRIREQLCTPDIELLTISARPFYLPREFFLIFLTVCYIHPNANIDNASETISSTVHRYETMAPDAPQIILGDFNKCTLKDVLPTYEQAISVETRGSATLDLCYCNVKNAYTSKICSKLGNSDHNNIHIMPKYKTKLKQSKPVVIQQQLWSTEVVEKLRGCLACTDWDIMLDVDDTLDVRVSTISAYISFCVDMVIPKVTKKIYANEKPWISNQLRKLLQDKRIAHRGKDTPKILVTKNENEDTEIRENETSLVNNAVINVVDVRNVFAKVKPGKSTGPDGIGNRVIKYCNQELAPIYTKLFNESLASGTVPNQWKTACISPIPKIKNPKELNDYRPIAITSNVGKCLEKIVLRQLLDQTKLFLDPLQFAYQSNRSVEDAVLFHLHNIYQHLDVPKSYVRCLYIDFSSAFNTVEPGSLVRKLKEMNVNDTLTSWIYNFLTKRFQYVKLNGILSDKRTVSIGTPQGSVISPMLFSLFTSSFRANSNECCIVKYADDTVITGYITGNDETSYRQLGCDFYHWWYLFDYATILYSK, from the exons atggcagtccctgcatctagtatctggcTCTTATGCTGGTTAAGGTGgacactggacgagagaagcccttggtcAATGTTGGGACCAGccaaaggtgctttaaacagtcctggcttagttCAGATGAAT TTTCCACGGGAAGTCAAGTTAAGGAAAAGGGGTAAAGGTGGAGGTATTCGAAAGCGCCTTAGAAAACGTAAGTCTAAACCTCCACTTCCATCGATGATTTTAGGAAATGTGAGATCTCTGTCAAATAAAATCGACGAACTCCGAGCATGTTCTAAACACATGTTTGAATACAGAGAAGCTTCAGTGATGTGTTTCATAGAGACAtggcttaataataatattattgacagCGAATTAGTACTAAGTAATTTTGAATTAGCTAGAGCGGATAGAACTGTAGAGTCGGGGAAAAAACGAGGAGGAGGAGTAtgcttttatataaataaagcaTGGTGTAGTAACTGGAGGATACGTGAACAACTCTGTACGCCGGATATAGAATTACTGACCATAAGTGCAAGACCCTTCTATCTACCACGAgaattttttctaatttttcttACAGTGTGCTACATACACCCAAATGCAAATATTGATAATGCGAGTGAGACTATTTCCAGTACTGTTCACCGGTATGAAACAATGGCACCGGACGCTCCACAAATAATTCTAGGAGACTTCAACAAATGCACTTTGAAGGATGTGCTACCTACTTATGAACAAGCAATCTCTGTAGAAACAAGAGGCAGTGCTACACTGGACTTATGCTACTGCAATGTGAAAAATGCATACACAAGCAAAATCTGTTCAAAACTTGGAAATTCTGATCAtaacaatatacatattatgCCAAAATACAAGACAAAATTAAAACAGTCAAAACCAGTAGTTATACAACAGCAGTTGTGGAGTACAGAGGTGGTTGAAAAGTTGCGTGGCTGTCTAGCATGTACTGATTGGGATATTATGCTCGATGTTGATGATACTCTTGATGTAAGGGTATCTACAATCTCAGCATACATATCCTTTTGTGTTGATATGGTTATACCTAAAGTAACAAAAAAGATATATGCAAATGAAAAACCATGGATCTCTAACCAACTAAGGAAACTGTTACAAGATAAGCGTATAGCGCATAGAGGAAAAGATACTCCTAAA ATATTAGTTaccaaaaatgaaaatgaagacACAGAAATCCGCGAAAATGAGACTTCATTAGTAAACAATGCAGTCATAAATGTAGTTGATGTGCGTAATGTATTCGCCAAAGTAAAGCCTGGTAAAAGTACTGGCCCTGATGGAATTGGAAATCGTGTTATTAAATACTGCAACCAAGAGTTGGCACCGATATATACCAAACTTTTTAATGAGAGTTTAGCAAGTGGTACAGTGCCCAATCAATGGAAAACAGCCTGTATCTCACCtattcctaaaataaaaaatcccaAGGAACTTAATGACTATAGGCCAATAGCTATCACATCCAATGTTGGTAAGTGCCTAGAAAAGATTGTACTTAGGCAGTTGCTTGATCAGACCAAATTGTTTCTCGATCCTCTCCAATTTGCCTATCAGAGTAATAGAAGTGTTGAAGATGCTGTGCTCTTCCACTTACATAATATTTACCAACATTTAGATGTGCCTAAATCATATGTAAGATGTTTGTATATAGATTTTTCTAGTGCTTTTAATACCGTTGAACCTGGTTCATTAGTACGCAAACTTAAAGAAATGAACGTAAACGACACATTGACTTCATGGATATATAATTTCTTAACAAAAAGGTTCCAGTATGTTAAACTAAACGGTATTTTATCTGATAAAAGAACTGTTAGCATTGGCACGCCACAAGGGTCTGTTATCTCCCCAATGTTGTTTTCACTGTTCACCAGCAGTTTCAGAGccaattcaaatgaatgttgtatagtAAAATATGCCGATGACACAGTCATCACTGGATACATTACTGGCAATGATGAAACAAGCTATAGACAACTAGGATGTGATTTTTATCACTG gtggtatttatttgattatgctACCATATTATactccaaataa